AGCAGCCACGGGCCACAAGTCACGTTTCGAACCGGTCCTTCCGACGTGGGAGGCATTTGACACGCACAACATTCCGGAGCTGGAGGACGTCAAGCTCATGTTTGGTTTTGCGCAGGAGACCGGTGGTCGGTATTTCTCGGAACCTACAGAGAAGGAGACGGCGAGGGAGCTGAAACGTGCCACGGCGGTGGCATTGGGACGACCTGCGGAGCAGCAGGAATTGGTCACTGTGAAGGAGTGGTTTGCGGCAAGATTTGCGCTGGTGTGAGCGTGATCGGTTGTAGTGGAACATAGTGTGCTGTACTGTGTACTGTACTGtgtactgtactctgtacttcgTGGGACATGGCGGCGCAGGCTGATCAACGTTAGACAATACAGTCATTACCGTCGCCATTCCAATCCAGGTTTCATGTTACTACATATACACGCGTgcctatacacactggattCGGTACTCATAGCTCCCTGAGCTACTCGGGTAATGCTCCTGGAACCCGGTTTGACTTTACAGACAAATGAGACCACGTATATCCATTCCAATCTGCCCATATAGAGCCTGCGAACTGTGAAAATTGTTGTACATCGGGTTTCCTAGTATACCTGGTAGTGTAGTGTGCTCATATCGCTGTGACCAATGGTATGGTAACTCTCGCGGGACCCtttccctccctctctcttctttATGTATTCATTATTCAATAAAGAGTCAATGAAATCGTGAAGTTTTTGTCAGTTACTCTTGGTTGTTTTATATGCGAATGCATGAGGAATTTCAATCTATCTTGTAGTCTGGGCTAGGGTATGGTTGGTGAGTTGTAAGTAGCTATAGATCTTAACATGAACCTATGACGCTGCAGAAATTTTCTCATTAAGTCCCCTTGCTCCTAATGGTAACGTTATCATAGATCTCGGATTGCGCTGTGTCGTGTTCATGCTCACCTGAGCACTGCACAGAGTAGGCCAGATAAATCAGATCACGACCAGTCATAACCCGCTATTTATCCCGTGAACTGGAATTCCAAAATACTCAACGAACTCCCATCCGGCGTAGTACACCCCCTGTACTCCAACCTGCTCTCAACCTCCCCAAACAACCTTTTAAAATCCTCCTCcgacctctccctccccgCCAACAGCCCAAACATGGTAACATCCATCTGTCGAACAATTTGCTCCATGTATCTATTAACCTTCTGTGCACCAGCGCCAACGCTGGGAATGACATGGTCAACGATCAGAATCCGCGCACCGGGTTTGAGCGCGGGGAGCAGGTTGCGGATGATGTCGCGTGCTTTGTCGTCGGGCCAGTCGTGCAGAATAAAGCGGAGGATGTAGACGTCTGCGATTGTGGTCTGAGGGTGGAAGAAGTCATGTTCTTTGAAGGTTATGGAGTTGTTGTACCTTGGTGGGAGGAGGGGGGCGGAGGTGGCCACGACGCGGGCTTGGTCTTGGATTGTGGCTGTTATGTGTGGGTAAGTGTTTATTATTGTCATGCAGAGGTGGCCTTCGTTGCCGCCGACCTGTGTCTTTTTCAGTATATGCGGTAAGGGTAGGGTAGGGTGGGGGAAAGGGAGGGTCTTACATCGACAACAGTCCTAACCTTCGACCAATCAAACCCCCTAACCACATGCTCGCATGCATGAATAGAAACCGTCTCTGTACTCGCCATGGCATTATTAAACCGCACCTCATCCTCCGGATGCAACGCATGATAATCCCACATCGTCCCGCGCGTCTCTCCGCGCTCCTCCATGGCAACGCTAAGCCCCGTCTTCGTATTATCCCTTCCTGTAGGATCCAACTGCAGCGATTCGTACATTTTGATTGCGCCGGGGGCACCCACGATTACGTTCCACAGGGCGCTATCGCGCATGTTGTGGTCGCGCGCGGTGGCTGCTGAGAGGGCGTTGTGGCGGATGAGGCCTGGTTCTGGTTCGCTGAGGAAGCCGATGGAGATGGCGTAGCGGATTAGGCGGGTTAGGAGGTCGAGGTTGATAGAGGTTAGTTGTGAGAGGGTTTGTAGGGAGACGGCGCTGCCGAGAGGGATGTGCTCCGGGATGcagaggcggaggagggttgCGATTGTGCCTAGTTCGAAGCCCTGTTTGGCCATAATTAACACATTGTCCTATCTGTGGGGACAAATTGAATGCTGAATGCCATACCTGCATGGTGACATGGTCCAAAGTCTCGGATGGCCCGCTCGCGAGCCGGAAAAGCGTCAATGCTGCGGAGAGCAGCTCGAATCGGGCACGGGAGCCCTCTGGACTCAGTAGGGGAAAGGAACTTGGAAAAGTTTCATCGTCTAGCGGCGGAAGTCCTTTGCTTCCAAGCTCCTCGTCAACTACGGTGGCGTTGGATGCAATTACGTTGGCGAGATCCGACAGCGTGTGCTGTTCGTGGGAAGGAGACGGAGTGGCCATGATTGACTCTGCCAATTGCTGGATATTCGGTAGACCGATAGAAAGAAACAGAATTGTGATTTTATTTGACTCGTACTCAACAAGTCTATCTGAGGAGTCCCGTCGAGGATTAAGATGCGTTGTGTCACCGTCAACATGTTGTAGCACGGGTACATATGGCGTATCAAGGACAAGGAATCTGTGAGTGTATTAAATCCCTCAAGCAGTTGAGAAGTAAACGGTGTATGGATAAGTTGCCTGTTTAGTTGGACAGATGTATGCACCGAGTAGAAGGTGCCTGATTTGTGCAACTATTCGGAACATATCGGAATAGGTTCCGTGCATCAAAAAGGCATGGCTCTTTTCAAAATTTCGATATTTTTGAGCTTCTCGGATCCGAAATGTAGACTGGGCTTGTGCTCGGGCTCCTGACGAGAACATGTTGGGGGATGGATGTTGAGAAAGCGCCCTGATTTCTCGGGTATGCCATTAATCCGTTCAATCATGTAGGCATTGCTAGACAGCGAACAGATGTGGCTCATCAACTCTCGATGGTATGACTGTGTCTGAGAAGCGTGGTGGATGCGGGTATTGGAGTTGCAACATTAGAGTCCTTAAGCCCTTGGACACGACGCTGGAGACACCGTACATCACAGCAAATTCAGATCAACACTCTAATTAACGCAGGCGTAAAGAGTTTCCTTTCATATACCCAACTCACAAAAATGACTCCAGCGGCGTCTCGAACTGAAATCCCAAGTCCCCCGGAGTGAACTCAGCCAGCTTCAATGCCATTTTGATCCCCAGAGCAAACCCAACCCTCATCAACGCGTCCCTAATAAGCTGCGTTTGCTCCGGTGTCGCCAGCCCACACGCCAGCACATACCATAAAGGCCACAGCAGACTATACCCGTGAAACGCGCGAATCCTCGGCTTACCCCCTTCCAATGGAGTTGGCGGATTCCCCAATGTATCGATGTCACCAAGGGAGAAGGGGATGCTGCGACAGACGTCTGCGATCATGTCTTGAATTACCTCGAGGACTGCGGCGTCGTCCGGGAAGGGACCGAGGAAGAGCGCGCGGATGCGACGGAGTTCGAGCATTAGGCGTTGCAGGACGATGCGGATGGCGCGGTAGAAGTTCCAGACGACAGAAAGGAATAAAATTTGGTAGGTAATTAGTGGCTCGCCAGTAGGACCATGGACGACAAGCGGGAGCCATTCGTTGGGTAGAGTCTGACTCCATTCGGATAGTTCCGAGTCCAGGGCGGTTCCGGTATCGATCCAGGTGAATAATTGCACGGCATCTACGTTCTCGGGCGCTGCTTGTGCTGAGGTGGCTTCCATGAAGATCTGGCTGACTTTCGACGCTGCTGAAATAAGTCGATGCACGGGGTCCGAGGTATCCAGTCCCTCGACGATCCAATCGGTGCTGAAACGGGGCTTTTCTCCCAGTGCCAGGATCTCGGAGTGCGTATGCGTGTAGGCAAAATTGAACAAATCCCTCCCGCGTTGATACCCAAACTGGCTCGCTCCCCTTAACTTCATCAATAACTCAAACCCAGCCCGATGAGAGCTAGAAAGCCCATTGCGCTCTCCAGCAATATCCTCGAACAACGATAAAAGCGCTAGTGTCGCAAGGGATTCGTCTTGGACGGCCTGGGTCCGCGACTCAAGCGCCTGCCGAAGTCCCCGCAGCGCCTTTCCGTAGTTGCTTCTTGCTTTCACGGTCAGCGAAGGCACTTTAGATTCGTTTCCAAGAGCCATAAAAGCAGTCGCGTCGACTGCTTCTCGTAGACAGAACGATGCAGAACCTTCTTGGCTTTCCTGTTCGCGACAGAACGTGTATAGCGAAGGGAGAAAGCCCAGATGGCTTATTCCAATCGTTAACCCGCTATTCGTCCCATCGTATGTCGTGTACTGGTCGAAAAAGTAGCAGATTGCGCGCTCTTCCCAGGTGGAATCGGCAACTTTATACAGTGAAAGTGACGGTTCTTGTTGGCTGCCGGTGTcggtgccggtgccggtgcGAGCAGCCGCTACACTCTGGGACGTCTCCGGGATCTTCCAGGTAATCATTTGGCCCCCAGTTTGGGGCTGTATGTCAGAAGGTGGAGATGAAGAATTCTTTCTCACTAGCTTCTCAACCTTGTGCGTCTCATTCCGGAAGATTGTGTCTGACCGGTATCCCGGGCAGGGTTTCCCATACACCGAGCAGTTGCGGCATCCCGGTTGGCCTTCGTCGCACTATGGTATCGGTCAGTATGTTACACAGAACCAACACAAAAGAAGCCCAGATCTATATAAGAGGTTGTTGTCTTGTATAGAAACCATGGGCCTTACCTTAATCTTCCGCTTGCGACACAGGTGGCATCCTGTGCTCGGCTTTCCTCCATATACCATGTTTCAGTCAATTCTTTTATAGGTCTCCTTAGGTCTGTGTCTGCCTGGCTAGGTTCTATTCCCGATTCCCCGGTCTCATAAACTCGGAGCCGTCGTCGGATTCTAAACGTTGCTGTCTGCTGTCTGTCGGAGCAAAAAGCACATCGACATGGTGGATGCGACAAGCAGCTAATACCTTCTGGTGTTCGCCTAATAATATGCTTGATGCGACCAAGGCTATCAGGAATGCAGCAGATCGACCGCGGCTCACGAGGGACTCCTCGGGATTCACCCCTAAATCGTGCGGAGATTCGATAGAGTGCTTACTAAGCAATGGAGCTTCCTTTTTCGGAAAACACAAGATTCATGCAATCACATTACATTTGATCATAGCTATACGATGTGGTTCTATTCATTGTATCTGCTAACTATAAGCGACTAGCCTAAGCTAAGGCTTTGCGTAAACACGACGGCCTGTCTATAATTCTGCTGCTCTTGCAACGCTTGTTCTAGTGTCAACAGGACACGAGTGGTACGGATATGCAATTCTGGACGGGGACTGTAGTTAGCTTCGTTCTGGAAAGAACAATCCGGGAGGAAGGAATACCCTCAATATCGACATCATAACTGACCGGGGCCTCATCGCGATGAAGGAGAACCGGGGCAGCCTGTCCCGGTCgcctcttctccctcacGCGCATCTTCAGTCCGACATTCTCGCCTTGATCCACCCACAGAATGCCAGAATCTTGCTTTTGGGCCTGTTCTCTCAACCAACGTCTGAACAGCCGGATCACACCATCCTCCATGGTATTGGCACTCAGCAGGCGGTTGGATCCCGGCACGACCTTGACCAGACTGACCACAACACATAGCTGTGAGAAATCCTCCGCATCTTCGATGTGCACTGCTCGTTTGACGGTAAGATCGTCAGGATCGAGACCACTATCAGACGGGACTAATTGAGACCCATCCATTTTTTCCTCCACTGTGATCTCAGGTCGGAATCGGGAATACAGCGACGTGAGTCTCCCCAGCTTTTGCGCCGTCTCAACATTCTCATATAGCGAGCCTTCGCCCTCGTGTTTATCACTCAGGCCATTAGTGCCGAGATAGTTGCAGAAAACGTGCGGCTCGGTGAGTTTAGAGACGGGGTGAAAACACTCGAGGATAAGCTTGTATTCTTTCAGCGATGCCGCTACCAGTAACCGGTAATGGAGGATACGGAGGACTAGAGCGTGGAAGCGATGTGAGACTGTTGCCAATGGAAGGAGTTCGCGGGTGGGAAATGGGGTGAGAATTTGGACAAAGACCTGGACTGTCAGCAATCCTTTTAAACCTGAATATATGGAGCACACATACTTCGTTTGGAAGTGAGTAGAGGTGAAGCGGCATATTGCTTTGTTATGTATTCATTCTGTTGAATGTTGAAAATGCCATCCCATATTAACCCCGCGGATTGACGTCAAGCGGGGAGCAGAGTATACAACATAGAATCGGCAATACGCAGACCCTTCTACCAGTAGTGAGCTCTCCATTTCCAGCTAATTCAAACAAATTGTTTGATGGATGCTCGCAATTCTACATTGGAGACCGCACCAGTAATTCCAGTAGCCAGGCTTCCAATAACCCTTCTCATGCATCCACCTTGCAGGTGCTGACCGCTCTATGGGGTGGTGGTGTTCGGCTCTTATCTTCGAGTAAGAGAAGTTGAGACTAGATCAGCTAGCTATGTATTCCTGACTACACAGCACACTTGCATTACAAGCGCCTGCATACTTATATCCCCCGGCCCCCCCTCCGTAGGTTCTGGTCACTCCCCAGTCTACCATATCACCTCATGCACTCGCAATGCCCACTATCGAACAAGCAAATCAACTCCTACAAGTGCTGGAAATAAGCCAAAAGGCTGTTCATACGGTCGTCGCGGAATGGGAAAACCTCCCCCCTCGAACCAGAACACAGGCCTTCCTAGCCGTGAACTGTTTGACGCCCGGCGCACCGTAATCGCAGCCACTGGAAAGCTGGTCGAGCTGGTCGCGAGTCCTAGTGAGCGTCTGATACAGGTTACCTCATTACAATGAGTCGCGGTGTCTTCATATCGTGACTGCTTTGCGAGTTCCGGATTTGCTGGCCACGGCAGAAGAAGCAGGTCTTGGTATTGAAAAGTTGTCTGCGGATGTGAGCATTGAGATTCGCAAACTTTGTATTTCTGCCGGTTGGTGTTTGGTTACTAATTTGGCAGACTTTCCTTGGGATACGCTGGGTGAGCGCAATTGATAGATGTTGGAGGAGGTGTGGGTAAATAGGCTATTCCCTGTGCACCACCGATACTAATGTAGAATAACATAGGAGGGTTTTGTTTTCAATTCTCCCACACTCACCGTCAACCCCGATTCGTTATCCAAGACCGCGCTCCAGCACTAGAACAGGCCCAGAAGGAAATCTGGCCTCGCGAGAACCCCAACGCCCTAAAGTCCGGACCCCTCTAATTCCAACCCCACGACTTCTTCGAAACAAACCCAGTCCAAAGAGCAGACGTCTACTGGCTAAGATACATCCTGTAAGCGTCCACATCCTCACACATCGCACACACGCTAACCACCCACAGCCACGATTGATCTGATGATTACTGTATCCGCATTCTGAAGGCAATCCGAGCCAGCATGCGTCCCAACTCCAGACTCCTCATCTGTGACCAAGTCATGAATACAACGGTGGGCTGTGATGCGATTCGATCCGCACCGGCGCCGTTACCGGCGGATTATGGGTATGCCACGCGGTACAGCCATCAGCGTGATATTACAATGATGAATATTATTAATGGGATTGAGCGGACGCCAGATTACTTTCGGGAATTGATTGAGAAGGCGGGCTTGGTGATGAGTCGGATGTATGATTGTCGGAGTCAGGTTTCTTTGGTTGAGTGTATGTTGCCTAGGATACCTCTATCGAACAATAAATCAAGTCGCATTGAGCTACGATTCACAACCCTACTGCACCTCATCACAATCAGTTGTAGCTACCAAGTTCTTCCATAAATGCAACCCTCATGATTCCTCTCAATAGCCGTCCCTATAGCCTGGACTGCATCACTTCCCAACGGCAACCGAGGAGGCAAACTCCGTCCCTGACAGAGCCCAGTCCCCGTCAATGCCTCAACAATAAGTCGCGCCCCCTTAGCCGGATCATCCGGCTGACGTTGATTATACTGCTTCAACGCCTCGCCAGCCCGCTTTGCCACACTCTCCAACTCTTCAATGCGACCCTTAGCACGGGCCTTATTcccaccatcaccaacaaGAAAATTCGTGCCATGGGATCATTTGCCGTTGTCCATCCCTCTGAGGTCGTCTAATTTGGATGGATTGCGAGAACCAGCAATCACCGTGTCATCAATCTTCGCAGCGGCTATGGCGACTTGTCTCCCAAATCCGGAGAAGCAGCCGGTGACGAGCCATACGCGTGCCATGATGTTTTTTCACTGTATGGGGTTGATGAAGTTGAGGAGATGTATCAATCGGATATAGGAGGGAAGTAGATTGATTTTATAGCTGATAGCCCGCGTACGACAGTTCATTATCTATCTCTGCACTTGTACAGAGTTCATTGTATGCGCCGCATGCACGGGACTGCCGGATTCAAGCCTAACTCCGTCGTTTACGAGGTGATCTACCTCATCCATGGCGTGGAAAAGAACGCATCTCACTCTCTTGTTTCGCAATTAGGAGTTGAGGTGGTTTCCTGGGGTTTGATTAACGTACATAAAtgcatgtacggagtagctGCTTGGGTCTCTCTTAGTGTCCGGACTGACTGGGGACAGTCTGACCAAATGATGGGAGATTATTCAAAGCACTGGCAATGTTTGATGAATCTCTCCAAAATCTCCCCGGATACAGGGCGCGGGATATCAGCGTCCATGCTTAGGGTCCGCGAGGCAGTCTAATGGCGGGTATTATTATTCTTGCCTCTTCGAACATGATACCCGAGACCAGCGCCGGTAAATGCCGTGATGAGAAGTAGGTGTTCAGGTCTTCATGAATATGCCAAGTCAAGTTGAGAAATATATCTGCTTCACGTGGTGGTTGTACAGCGGAGTATGCCGACCAGAGACTGGAGAAATCCCCGCGGCTTGCCGTCTTCACTCGGCTCTATCTCCGGACCCCACTATTATTATTCCCCGGAGCTCCAGAGTCCCTTCTTTAAAAGCGCTTCCCGTGGAATCTTTTCAGTGCATTCTTCTTTTCTACACTACAGGACAACATATCATTTCGCCATGGTTGAAAACGTACTCGACGACATCTCCCACCGCAGGTACAACCCTTTGCGGGGTTCCTACATCTTGGTGTCTCCCCACCGAACCAAGAGACCCTGGCAGTAAGCCTTCCATTAATCCCCGCGCAACGAGGGAAAACAGCTAATATAGCGCAGAGGACAGCAGGAGAGCCCGTCCAAAAACACGCTGCCCAACTACGATCCCAGCTGCTACTTGTGTCCCGGCAACAAGCGCGCCCAGGGCGATTCCAACCCCAAATACGAGAGCACCTTTATCTTCGTGAACGACTACAGCGCCGTCAAAGAGGAGCAGGCGCCTTACAATCCAGATAATGCCGATGGTATGCTAGTCCCTTTCGCATTTTTTGATTGGTAGCTAACCCGACagacctcgagtccatgtTCCTACGAGCGGAACCCGTCACCGGAAAATGCTATGTCCTCACCTTCTCCGCAGCCCACAACCTCACCCTGGCCGATCTATCGCCCGCGGAGATCGCCCCCGTCATCGACGCCTGGACCGAGCTCTACACCTCGCACCTTTCGCCCAAGTCAGCGCTGGCTGCCGTCGCCCCGGCCACCACGTTGCCTCCCAACTCGCCCACTGCCAACCTGACCAAACCCAAGGAGCAATACCGGTACATGCAGATCTTCGAGAACAAGGGCGCAGCGATGGGCTGCTCGAACCCGCACCCGCATGGCCAAGTCTGGACGACCAGCTCGTTGCCGGAAGAGCCCGCGATGGAACTGGAGCAGTTGCAGAAGTACCGGCGCGAGCGCGGAGGGAAACACATGCTGGAGGACTATGCGGCGCTGGAGAGCAAGAAGCAGGAGCGTGTGGTTTTTGAGAACGAGGCGTTCTTGGTAGTGTGTCCGTGGTGGGCGACATGGCCGTTTGAGACGATGATTGTGAGCAAGAAGCATAAGCGTGCGCTGGTGGATCTGGACGCTGGCGAGAAGGGCCAGCTGGCTGAGGCTATTGCTGAGATTACCCGGCGATACGATAACCTGTTTGAAACGAGCTTCCCGTACAGTATGGGTATTCACCAGGCGCCGCTTGATGGTACggaagaggaggttgaggcGTCGTACTTGCATTTGCACTTTTATCCGCCATTGCTGCGGAGTGCTACCGTGCGGAAGTTCTTGGTCGGGTAAGTTCCTTTCGCCGTGCTGAAACCTTTTGTGGTTGTGGAGTATGTGCTGACTCCGCAGATATGAAATGATGGGCGAGCCGCAACGGGACATTACTCCGGAGCAAGCCGCTGCCAGGTTACGGGATTGCGGAGGAGAGCTGTACAGGAGGAAGCTGGATGGTTGAACTCGATAGCATAGGCAGACATCAGTTATAAATGGATAAtatatcctcctcttcacaGTCATCGTATACCACAATCAAAGAGCAAGATACCGCTCCCTCTGCGTCAACATCCACACCAAACTCGAACTAGCCACAATCAACGGCGCAACAAACCTCCCCCTAAACTCCGCGCTTCCAAACCCCAACCACTCCCCCACAAAATGCATAAGCGCAATCCCAAAGCTCCACGCCGCCAGATCGTAGGCCACCGGCGTCGTGATGTTATACGCCGCGTATCCGCGGACAATCGAGGAGAGGAAGGTCCAGGTTCCGAAGGTGCGGGAGGCGAGAGGGTTGGTGTGGGATTGGCCGGAGGGGGTTTTGGCGTTGTAGAGCTGGGCTGCGTATGAGGGGGAGCGGTAGGCTTGGAGACTGTTGGCGGTTGAGATCACGGAGACCTGGTGATTTGTTAGCATTGACTGTTGCCAGGTGTTTGTTTATCTGCATTGCGGGGGGGAATTGAGCATACGAGGAAGAGCCACTTGGGCAGGAGGCCCTCGAAGGGGGGGAGGTAGGAGAGGAGATCTGCCATGGTGAGAGAAGTGTTTATTTGGAGTATTGTGAAGTACCCTGAGGAACAGAGTATGGTGAATGCACCTTGAGGACGAAGCTCCCGTAAGCCGAGGATGAACATGGCACGTGCGCCAATCCCCCAACATTTTGGCGTCGGCTCAACTTTTCTGCCACGACACATCACCGCGCCTTTGTGAACATCCATCTCAATTGTTCACAAGCAGACACAATGGAGTTCCTATCCAAATACTCGGACTGTCTGTCTAACTGGCAGTTCCATGTGACCCCTGGCCCGCAGGCCGTGGCTGCGCTTGGTCTGCTGTCCACCGGTGCTTTCTACATTGTCTGGAAGGCGTTGACCTTTATTCGCGTCATCCTGAGTCTGTTTGTGCTTCCTGGAAAGCCTGTATGTCATTTCATCGCCAATTAGATGATTCAAGACATTCTGACTGATGGTTGACAACTACAGCTCCGCTCGTTCGGTCCCCAAGGCAGCTGGGCCGTAGTCACCGGAGCATCCGATGGCCTAGGAAAAGAATTCGCCCTCCAACTCGCCCGCTCCggcttcaacatcctcctcgtctccCGCACGGCCTCGAAGCTAGCCATCCTGGAAGATGAAATCAAAGCCAAGAACCCCTCCGTGCAAACCAAAAGCGTGTCAATGGACTACGCCCAGAACAACGACGCCGACTACGCGAACCTCAAGGCCGTTATCGACGAACTCGACGTCGCAGTCCTGATCAACAACGTCGGCAAGTCCCACAGCATCCCCGTCCCCTTCGCCCTGACCCCCGAAGATGAAATGAACgatatcatcaccatcaactgCACGGGTACCCTGCGCACCACGCAACTCGTCGTCCCGGGAATGGCCCAGCGCAAGCGCGGCTTGATCCTAACTATGGGCTCGTTCGGCGGTCTCCTCCCCACCCCGCTCCTGGCAACGTACTCCGGCAGCAAGGCCTTTTTGCAGCAGTGGTCGACAGCCCTGGGCGCGGAGCTGGAACAGCACGGTGTTACTGTGGAACTCGTGCAGGCGTATCTGATCACATCGGCCATGTCGAAGGTGCGCAAGACCAGCGCGACGATTCCGGACCCCCGCGCGTTTGTCAAGTCCGTTCTGGGCAAGATTGGACGGAATGGTGGGTCGCCGGGGTATGCGTATAGCTCGTCGCCGTACTGGAGTCATGGACTCATGGCGTGGTTTCTGACTTGTGTTGCTGGCGTTATGAACAAGACTGTGCTTGGGCAGAACAAGGGCATGCATGAGTCGATTCGGACGCGGGCGTTGCGCAAGGCCGAGCGcgagaaggggaagaaggctACTTAGTTGTGATGTAGGCAGGTGCCATGAGATACTAGCATAGGTGATACGAGTAGAGATTATGATGAATGATGGATAAGTTAGGATGGTTGAATGTATTCTAAGCTAATGTGACAAGACATTTCTACTTTCAATGAAATGTTGCATGAAACAACAGCCCAACCATGTATAGATCCATTACCAAGCCACGATTCTGAAGTCTATGAGGCAAACATACGCAAGTTTTAAATGTTGCTTGGGCTGCCTCAGCCCTGGAGGATGTGTAAGGGAGCACGGCATGCTATATATACAAACAAATGTCGAGGATATCACACCAAGGCGAATATTAGTCTTAATAGTCATATCAAAATCTCCCTATTGGTAATGATCCATGTCTGCCACATAGCCAAGTGAAGATACCACTCTGTGTATGTAGTAGGGATATCTTTTGTCGGGCgttctcatcatcatccatccgATTGCTTTCCTTATATGAGAGGCTATGAGCCCGCGCCTCCCAAATCGTTCTATACATCATCGCCAAAAGAAAGTCATTTCATATCAATAGAATATTCAAGTGCTCGTACAGCTCTTCTGATGGCATTGCTTGATGAAAAGAATTATATCCATGCGATGTCCGAATTTTGGCTGGCAACATGCTCCCAGATAAAGTAGCCAACCAAAAACGACATGGGCTATATACTTGCATTGATGGTCATCATCCGCTCGAATGCGTACTCTGGAATAGTCAAGCAAGCCAAATGATGGAGTtgtaaatatatatttcccGGCCAGGTCACTCTTACATTTACTAAGAGAGATCAAACAGTATACAAAAATGCCCAATCAACAGACCCATGTTGTGATTCTCCAATAATATGGTACGATGACAAGCCATCGCCGGATTCGATATATACGACGTTACTCTGCCACCAGAAGCATACTATATACTGCAACTCGCGGATAGAAGCGTTGCAAAAATGAACGGGCTGGAGTGAAAGCCTTTCTCGGTAATCGTCGACTAAGCATGAAACGAGTGTATGGAGCAGGATGTGGAGTGTGTACGAAGCGAAAGGAACAACGGTGTTTTACCAGTAAACGCCAGAAA
This region of Aspergillus chevalieri M1 DNA, chromosome 4, nearly complete sequence genomic DNA includes:
- a CDS encoding putative C6 transcription factor (COG:K;~EggNog:ENOG410PY8Z;~InterPro:IPR036864,IPR021858,IPR001138;~PFAM:PF00172,PF11951;~TransMembrane:1 (o377-398i);~antiSMASH:Cluster_4.6;~go_function: GO:0000981 - DNA-binding transcription factor activity, RNA polymerase II-specific [Evidence IEA];~go_function: GO:0008270 - zinc ion binding [Evidence IEA];~go_process: GO:0006355 - regulation of transcription, DNA-templated [Evidence IEA]); translated protein: MVYGGKPSTGCHLCRKRKIKCDEGQPGCRNCSVYGKPCPGYRSDTIFRNETHKVEKLVRKNSSSPPSDIQPQTGGQMITWKIPETSQSVAAARTGTGTDTGSQQEPSLSLYKVADSTWEERAICYFFDQYTTYDGTNSGLTIGISHLGFLPSLYTFCREQESQEGSASFCLREAVDATAFMALGNESKVPSLTVKARSNYGKALRGLRQALESRTQAVQDESLATLALLSLFEDIAGERNGLSSSHRAGFELLMKLRGASQFGYQRGRDLFNFAYTHTHSEILALGEKPRFSTDWIVEGLDTSDPVHRLISAASKVSQIFMEATSAQAAPENVDAVQLFTWIDTGTALDSELSEWSQTLPNEWLPLVVHGPTGEPLITYQILFLSVVWNFYRAIRIVLQRLMLELRRIRALFLGPFPDDAAVLEVIQDMIADVCRSIPFSLGDIDTLGNPPTPLEGGKPRIRAFHGYSLLWPLWYVLACGLATPEQTQLIRDALMRVGFALGIKMALKLAEFTPGDLGFQFETPLESFL
- a CDS encoding F-box protein (COG:S;~EggNog:ENOG410PQDY;~InterPro:IPR001810,IPR036047;~PFAM:PF12937;~antiSMASH:Cluster_4.6;~go_function: GO:0005515 - protein binding [Evidence IEA]) — translated: MPLHLYSLPNEVFVQILTPFPTRELLPLATVSHRFHALVLRILHYRLLVAASLKEYKLILECFHPVSKLTEPHVFCNYLGTNGLSDKHEGEGSLYENVETAQKLGRLTSLYSRFRPEITVEEKMDGSQLVPSDSGLDPDDLTVKRAVHIEDAEDFSQLCVVVSLVKVVPGSNRLLSANTMEDGVIRLFRRWLREQAQKQDSGILWVDQGENVGLKMRVREKRRPGQAAPVLLHRDEAPVSYDVDIEELHIRTTRVLLTLEQALQEQQNYRQAVVFTQSLSLG
- a CDS encoding uncharacterized protein (COG:S;~EggNog:ENOG410PWWR;~InterPro:IPR001077,IPR036388,IPR016461,IPR029063, IPR036390;~PFAM:PF00891;~SMCOG1042:O-methyltransferase;~antiSMASH:Cluster_4.6;~go_function: GO:0008168 - methyltransferase activity [Evidence IEA];~go_function: GO:0008171 - O-methyltransferase activity [Evidence IEA]); protein product: MATPSPSHEQHTLSDLANVIASNATVVDEELGSKGLPPLDDETFPSSFPLLSPEGSRARFELLSAALTLFRLASGPSETLDHVTMQGFELGTIATLLRLCIPEHIPLGSAVSLQTLSQLTSINLDLLTRLIRYAISIGFLSEPEPGLIRHNALSAATARDHNMRDSALWNVIVGAPGAIKMYESLQLDPTGRDNTKTGLSVAMEERGETRGTMWDYHALHPEDEVRFNNAMASTETVSIHACEHVVRGFDWSKVRTVVDVGGNEGHLCMTIINTYPHITATIQDQARVVATSAPLLPPRYNNSITFKEHDFFHPQTTIADVYILRFILHDWPDDKARDIIRNLLPALKPGARILIVDHVIPSVGAGAQKVNRYMEQIVRQMDVTMFGLLAGRERSEEDFKRLFGEVESRLEYRGCTTPDGSSLSILEFQFTG